Below is a genomic region from Streptomyces sp. NBC_00461.
GGCGATGCCGCGCTCGGTGATGACGTACTCGTCGCGCGGCGGCGACTCCTGGTACCGCCGCTTCTCAAGGATCCCCTCCGCTGTGAGCGTCTGGAGGCGGGCGGCCAGGACCGCGCGCGGGATGCCGAGATGGACCAGGAAGTCGTTGTAGCGCCGCACGCCGTAGAGCGCGTCGCGCACGACGAGCAGCGTCCAGCGCTCGCCGATGATCTCCAGCGCGCGGGCGATGGAGCACTCCTGTGTCGCGTAGTCCTTGCCCAGTGCCATGCCGCCCACTGTAACCATTTACCTGGCATCGGTTCAATGACCGAACCTACTATGTTACGGTGCCGCACATGACTAGGTTCAATGAACGAACCCTCCCCGAGGTCGACGCCGCACCCCCCGCGCCGCACGCCCGGCCGGCATCCCTCGCGCAGGCGCCCCCGCACCCACGCGCCACCCTCGCCCTGACCAGCGCGGCCACCGCCGTGACGCTCATGACGTACACCGCGCCGGTCGTCACCCTCCGCGACACCGCGCTGGCCCTGCACACCCCGCTCTCCGCGCAGGCCTGGCTCATCAACGGCACTCCGCTGGGCCTGGCCGCCGTCCTCCTGGTCGCCGGCAGCCTCGCCGACGACTTCGGCCGCCGCCGGATCTTCCTCCTCGGCACCCTCACCCTCGGCATCACCACGGCCCTGGGCGCGCTGGCCTCGTCGACCCTGCTGTTCACGCTGGCCCGTATCGCGCAGGGCGCGGCGAGCGCGGCGATCCTGGCGAGCAGCCTGGGCCTGATCGTGCACGCGTTCCCGACCCCGCGCGGCCGGCTGCACGCCACCGGCGTGTGGGGCGCCTTCGTGAGCGGCGGTATCGCGGCCGGGCCGCTGGTGGCGGGCGCGATGCCCAACTGGCGGATGTCGTACGGCGTTCTGGGCGCGGCCGCGCTGGTGGTGGCGGCCCTGTCGACGCGTGCGTTGTCGGAGTCCCGTTCGCCGAGAGGCGGACGCCCCGACATCCTGGGCGCGCTGACCTTCGGCCTGGCGCTGGTCTCCCTGGTCGCCGCACTGACCCTGGGCCGGGACGGCTGGCTGCGCGGCGAGGTGGGCCTGCTGTTCCTGGCGGCCGTGGTGCTCGTCGGCGTGTTCGTCCTGGTGGAACGCCGAACGGCGACCCCCATGATCGACCTGGGCCTGCTGCGCCGCCCCGGCTTCCTGGCCTCGTCCGCCGGCGGCCTGTTCACGGGCCTCGCGGTGATCGGCCTCTTCAGCTTCCTGCCGGTCCTGTTCCAGCAGGTGCTCGGCCTCTCGCCGATGGACACCGCCTGGCTGTTCCTGCTCTGGTCGGGCCTGTCCTTCGCGGTCGCCCTCCAGGCCAAGCGACTGGCGGGCCGCGTCCCGCCCCGCCACCAACTGGCCGTGGGCTTCGCCCTGCACGCGGCCGGCGTCCTGACGATGCTCGGCGCGATCGACTCCGGCTCCTGGCACCGCCTCCTGCCGGGCCTGATCCTGGGCGGCATCGGCAGCGGCCTCCTGAACGCCGCCCTGCCCCTGCTGTCGGTGGAGTCGGTACCCGCGGCCCGCGCGGCCATGGGCTCGGGCGCCCAGCAGACCTTCCGCTACATCGGCTCCTGCGCCGGAGTCGCCCTGACGATCGCCATCGTCACGTCCTCGGGCAGCGGTCTGGGCCACGGCGCGAACATCGCGCTGGCCGTGTCGGCGGGCCTGGCGGCGCTGGCGGCGGTGGCGGTACTGGCACTGCGGGAGCGGGCGTGACCGCCGGGGCGCGTCTCACGAGGCGCGTTTCGACGCACGCGCCTCGACGCACGCGCCTCAACGGGGCCGCATGGACACCAGCTTCCCCCACACCACCAGCCGATATCTGGACGTGTACTCAGGAGTGCAGGTCGTCAGCGTGATGTAGTAACCGGGCTCGCTGTACCCGTAGCGCGGCTTGACGACGGAGCGCGGAATCGGACGTACGACACCGGAGTCGCGAGCCGAGGTCTGCGGCAGGGTCCGGTCGACGGCGTACGTGTACGTCGCGCTCCTGGTCTCCACCTCCACGACGTCCTTCGCCCGCAGCCGGTTCAGGTACCGGAAGGGCTCGCCGTGGGTGTTCCGGTGCCCCGCGAGGGCGAAGTTGCCCGCCTGGCCGGGCTGCCCGGTGCCGCGGTAGTGGCCCACGTACCCCTTGTTGAGGACGTTCTGCTTGCTGACGCCCTCGGCGACGGGGACGCGGAGGCCGAGGCGGGGGATGCTGAGGACGGCGTAGGCCTGGGACCAGGTGGGGCGCGACTGCCGAGCGGTGACGGCCTGTTGACCGGTACGGGTGTCTCGGGTGTCAGGGGTGTCAGGGGAGCCGATGCCGTCGCGCGGCCGGGCCGGCGTCGACGGGACGGACGTAGCGGAGTCGTCGCCGTCGCCCGTCCGGTTACCCGCCCCGCCGCCGCCCCACTCCCGTTCCAGCGCCTCCACCTTCCGCTCGGCGCCGCGCCGGGCCTCGCGGTTGGTCCACCACAGCTGGTGGACGACAAGGAGCAGGAGTACGAGGCCCACGGTGACGAGGACCTCGCCCCCGGCCCACCACACCCGCCGGCGCCGGGCCAGCCGCCGCCGACTGCTGTGCTGCACGACCGGAACGCGCATCCGTACGCCTCCTTCGCTTCCGTACGCCTGCTTCGCGGGCGTACGCCCGCTCACCAGGCCGCCCGCACGATAGGGGTCGTGGCCTGAAGTAACCAGCCGTAAGCGCTGTTCGGTACTTCGTACATAGGTTTTAGAAAGCGCTGTCACAACTCTCGACAACCCCACGCGCCACACCCGATGCTTCGTCGTGGCACGAGTGGCATACACGGGACATGCAGCGAAGCGGAGTAGCCATGATCCGACGCAGAACCCTGCTGACCGCAGCGGGCGGCACCCTCCTCGGCAGCGCGCTGGCGACCGGCACCGCACGCGCGGATGCCACGATCAGCATCAACCCCCGTACGTCGTACGGCACTTGGGAGGGCTGGGGCACCTCCCTTGCCTGGTGGGCCAATGTGTTCGGCGCGCGTGACGACTTCGCCGACATCTTCTTCACCACCAAGTCGACGACGTACAACGGCACCTCGCTGCCCGGCCTGGGCCTGAACATCGCCCGCTACAACCTGGGCGCGTGCAGCTCGAACACCGTGTCCGGCGATAAAATGGTCGCCTCCCCCAACATCCCCGCCTTCAAGCAGATCGAGGGCTACTGGCAGGACTGGAACAACGAGGACCCGACGTCCTCGGCCTGGGACTGGACCGCGGACGCCACACAGCGCGCGATGCTGGTGAAGGCGGCGAACCGCGGCGCCACCACCGAGCTGTTCGCCAACTCCCCCATGTGGTGGATGTGCCAGAACCACAACCCCTCCGGTGCCTCCGGCGGCGGCAACAACCTCCAGACGTGGAACTACCGCCAGCACGCCTCCCACCTCGCCGCGGTCGCCCTCCGCGCCAAGAACAACTGGGGCGTGAACTTCGCGACGGTCGAGGCCTTCAACGAGCCCAGCTCCAACTGGTGGACGGCGACCGGCACCCAGGAGGGCTGCCACATCGACGCGACGGTCCAGTCCGCCGTACTGCCGTTCGTGCGCAGCGAGTTGGACAAGCGGGGCCTGACGGGAACCAGGATCTCGGCCTCGGACGAGACCAGCTACGACCTGGCCCGTACGACGTGGAACTCCTTCTCGTCGACGACGAAGGGGTACGTGAACCGGGTCAACGTCCATGGCTACCAAGGCTCGGGCGGCCGCCGGGACCTGCTCTACACGGACGTGGTGACGACGGCCGGCAAGGCCCTGTGGAACTCGGAGACGGGCGACAACGACGGCACGGGCCTCACGCTGGCGAGCAACCTGCTCTCCGACTTCCGCTGGCTTCACCCCACCGCCTGGGTCTACTGGCAGGTGATGGACCCGTCCTCGAACTGGGCGATGATCGCGTACGACGCCAACACCCTCCAGGCGGGCGCGGTCCAGACGAAGTACTACGTGATGGCACAGTTCAGCCGCCACATCCGCCCGGGCATGAAGATCCTCGACACGGGCGTGAGCAACGCGGCGGCGGCCTACGACGCGAGCGCCAGGCGCCTGGTGATCGTGGCCGCGAACACGTCCTCGTCGGCCCAGACCCTGACCTTCAACCTCTCCAACTTCACGACGGTGAGCGGTGGTTCGGGCGGCCTCGTACCCCGCTGGAACACGGTGACGACGGGCGGGGACACGTACAGGTCGTACTCGGACACGCACCTGAGCGGGAAGACGGTCGCCGTCCCCTTCGCGGCGAAGGCGGTGCAGACGCTGCAGATCGACGGGGTGGTGATCTAGCTGGAGCCGCGGGCCGCGACCGGCACGGGCGCCTCCCACGGCCCGGACCCCGGACACCCCTTGACCCCCGGCCGCGGCCCCGGACTCGCCCTGGGTGCGCTCGCGCTCGGCGGTTTCGGAATCGGGCTGACCGAGTTCGTGATCGCCGGGCTCCTGCCCCAGGTGGGCCGCGGTCTGCACGTGTCCGAGGCCGCGGCGGGCCGCCTGATCTCCGGGTACGCGCTGGCGGTGGCGGTCGGCGCGATCGCGCTCACCGCCGCCACGGCCGGCCTGCACCGCAAGGCCGTCCTCGTAGGCCTGGTGGCCCTGTTCGTCGCGGGCAACCTGCTGTCCGCCGTCGCTCCCGGCTACGAGGTGATGCTCCTCGGCCGCATCGTGGCCGCCCTGTGCCACGGCTCCTTCTTCGGCATCGGCTCGCTGGTGGCCCGCCGCCTGGTACCTCCTGAACGGGCCTCTCGGGCGGTCGCGACGATGTTCGCCGGCCTGACCGTGGCGAACGTACTGGGCGTTCCCTTCGGCGCCCTGGTCGGCGAACGCTGGGGCTGGCGCGCCACGTTCTGGGCGATCACGGCGATCGGGCTGGCCGCGCTGATCGCCATCGCCGTACTGGTGCCGTCCTGGGCGGGCACGACCCCGGCGGCGTCCAGAAGCGACCTCCGCGCCCAACTGCGCGCCTTCCGCTCCGCCCAGGTGTGGCTGACGCTGGCGGCGACCGCCCTCGGCTACGGCGGAATGTTCGGCGCGTTCAGCTACATCGCCTACACCCTCACCCGGGTCACGGGCTTCTCCGACACCGACGTGGCCTGGCTGCTCGTCGTCTACGGCACGGGTCTGGTCGCCGGCAACGTGGCGGGCGGACGCGGAGCCGACCGCAACCGCGACCTCACCCTGATCGTGTCGCTGACCGGCCTGACCACCACACTCACCCTCTTCGGCCTGCTCGCCGACAGCGCCGCGGCCTCCGTGATCCTGATCTTCCTCCTCGGCCTGTTCGGCTTCGCCGCCGTCCCGGGCATGATCACCCGCGTGACGGACGAGGCGGGCGGTGTCCCCCTCGCCGCAAGCGCCAACGTCTCCGCCTCCAACATCGGCAACGCGCTCGGAGCCTGGCTGGGCGGCCTCGCTATCAGCACCGGTCTCGGCTACACCTCTCCCCTCTACGTCGGCGCGGGCATCGCCCTGACGGGCCTGGCGGTAATGGCCTGCGCGGCACGCGGCCGCGCCCGACCAACGCCCAAGGACCGAGCGCCCCACAGTGAATCGTCCTGACGGTCCCGACAGTCCCGACAGTCCCGACGGTCCTGGCAGTGACGGCGCACTCGGCACGCAGCTCCGCCCGGCTGACACCCCAAGACCGGGCGACGCCACGGTGACGGGACCGCCGGACCTGCGCATATCTCACCCCTTGTCTCCGCCTCCGTAAGCCATCGGCAGTACGGTGTCGTCCATGCGCCCCGACACGCCCGCCGAGAACGTCGACCACACCGCCGAAGCGGCACGCCTGGAGCGGACCGCCGACCGGTATCCCGAGGACGCCGAAGCCCTGCTCCTGCAGGCCGCGGCCCACCTGGAACTGTCCGGCGACCGCCCCGCCGCGACCGCGCTCTACGACCACCTGCTCTCCTCCCGGACCGACCTTGAGGACCCCTACCTGGTACGAGCCCTCAAGGCCTCGAACCTGTGGGAGTACGGCCACGAGGCCGAGGCCCGCGCGATCATCGACGGCGTCCGCGCCGCGGCCCCACGGGACCCGGCTCCCTGGGTGATCGTGGCGGAGTCACTGGAGTCGCACGACGAGCTGGAGGCGGCCCAGGAGACGTTCACGGAGGGAGCCCGCGTCCTCCTGACAGACGTGGACGAGCCCCCCTACGCGACACATCCGCTGCTCTTCGGCCGCCACCGGGTGAGGCGGATGCTGGGGCTCGCCCACGACGAGTGGGACACGGTGGCGGACCTCCTGCACTCGTCCCCGGTCTCCCTGGACGAACTCCACGACCCCAAGCGCGTGTGGTCCCTGGGCTCGGACAACCCGGCGGAGCTGGCGGCGGAAATCTCGCGGCTGCGGGCGGAGTTGGGCACCTTCCGCGAGGCCCTCTCCCGCCCGTTCCCGGTGGCGGTCCTGCACTGGCCGCAGGAGGAACTGGCTGAGCTGCTCGCGGGCTACCCGACCCTGGCCGACGAGTACCCGTCCCATGCCGACCACCTGGCGACGATAGAGGGGTCACTGCGGGAACTGGCGGCCAGCGGAACGCCGAACCTGGGAATCGTGACGGGCACGGTCCCGTCATACGAGGCCTTCGCAGCTTCGGAAATGGCCTCCCCCGGGGAGACGGAACTGCTGCCGCAGTATGCGACGACGCTGGCGGCGAGGGGGCGGGCTGCGGAGTGGCCGCCGCAGCGGGGGGCTGGGTGTTGGTGTGGGTCGGGGCGGGAGTATGGGGAGTGTCACGGGGTGTAGCGGCCACGCGGGCCCATTTCTCACCAGTCGAAGTGCCCCCACTCAGCGGACGACATAGCCGACCCGGCCGGCCTCCGAGTTCTGAGGGCCACGCAGGGCGCTGACGGCTTTCGCGCCAGCTCAGGCCTGGTTTCCCAAACTTGCCTGTCCGAAAACGATCACCTTGCAGCAGAAGAGCTTCGATTGTCGGTGGCTGCTGTTAGAACAGATCCGTATCGACGTGAGAGATCAATCGCGAGGGATCAGGGAGCAGCCGTGGCGGAATCGGGGGACCGGGCGCAACCGGTGGCGGGTGTTTACGAGCAGCTGATCACGCGGACCCTGCACGACCGGATGGAGCGGCTCGAAGCCGCTGGCTGGAAGGCAATCGACGAGGAAGTCAGCGAAGAGTCCGCGCCCCACGTGCTGGCACGCCACATCGGAGAGGCCGTGGGGCGCAGGCTCAGTCAACTGCCGCAGAACAAGCAGGTGACCGTTGCCAACCAGATCCTGGAGTCTCTGGCCACGCATGCACCGGATCCGGACTCGGATGAGGTCGTAGGCGCCATCGCCGATGGCCCCCGGCAACTCCTGGCGCTCGCTGAGCAGGAGGCTCCCGGCGTCTACGCGATTCGCCCCCTCACGCCCCTCTCCGAAACCGCGCTGATCACCAACGCCCCGGACGACCCCAACCTGGGCGCCGAACTGCGGGCGGAGCTGGCCACGGCCGATCACATCGACCTGCTGTGCGCGTTCGTGAAATGGCACGGAATACGAGTACTCGAAGGCTCGCTCCGCGCGGCCAAGATGCGCGGAGTCCCCATCCGGATCATCACGACCACGTACATCGGGGCCACCGACAGACATGCCTTGGACCGCCTGGTCCGCGAGTTCGGCGCCGAGGTGAAGGTCAACTACGAGATCCGGTCGACGCGTCTGCACGCAAAGGCTTGGCTGTTCCGCCGCGAGACCGGCTTCAACACGGCCTACGTGGGCAGCTCCAACCTGTCCAAGGCCGCGCTCCTCGACGGCCTGGAGTGGAACGTACGGCTCTCATCCGTCGCCACGCCCAGAGTGCTCGAAAAGTTCGAGGCGACGTTCGAGGCGTACTGGGATGACCCAGCCTTCGAGTCGTACGACCCCGATGAGGACGGGGAGCGCCTCGCCGAGGCACTGGCCCGAGCAGGAGGCAAGGGGTCGGGCGACGACCTCAAGATCAACCTATCCGGCCTCGAAGTACAGCCCTTCCCCCACCAGCGGGACATGCTGGAACGTCTCCGCGTCGAGCGCGAGATCCGCCATCACCACGAGAACCTCCTGGTCGCCGCCACCGGAACGGGCAAGACCGTCATGGCCGCCTTGGACTACCGCACCATGCGCGACCAGCGCGGTGGAGAGCTCCCTCGGCTGCTCTTCGTCGCTCACCGCAAGGAGATCCTGAGGCAGTCTCTGCGCACCTACCAAGAGGTGCTCGCCGACGCTTCGTTCGGTGAGCTGCTCTACAACGGCCAGGAACCCCGTGACTGGACCCACGTCTTCGCCAGCGTCCAGTCCCTCAACCTCCAGCGGTTGGAGCAGCTCGATCCCGGCCACTTCGACGTCATCGTCATCGACGAGTTCCACCACGCCACGGCGAACACGTACCGCCGCGTACTCGAGCACTTCGCGCCAACCGAACTGCTCGGCCTCACCGCGACGCCGGAGAGGATGGATGGGCTCAATGTGCAGGACGAGTTCTTCAAGGGCCGGATCGCCGCCGAAATGCGGCTGTGGGAAGCCCTGGAGGCCGATCTGCTGTGCCCGTTCCACTACTTCGGTATCCCCGACGGCACGGATCTGACACGGCTCAAGTGGCGATCGGGCAACTACGACCGAGACGAACTCGCCAACGTCTACACGGCCGACGACGGACAAGCCCGCATCGTCCTCAAGCAGGTCAACAACAAGATCTCCAACCCTGCAGCCATGCGCGCCCTGGGCTTCTGCGTGAGCAAGGAGCACGCCCATTTCATGGCGCAACAGTTCAACAAGGTGGGACTCCGGGCTGCGGCCCTGGACAGCGACTCGTCTCCCGCGGAGCGAGAACAGACACTGGGCGACCTGAAGAACGGCAAGGTCCAAGTCATCTTCTCCGTCGACCTGTTCAACGAGGGCCTGGACATCCCCGACGTCGACACCCTGCTTCTCCTTCGCCCCACGAACAGCGCGACCCTCTTCCTCCAGCAGTTGGGACGCGGTCTGCGCCGTACGCCGAACAAGCCGGTACTGACGGTGCTGGACTTCATCGGCCAGCACCGGGCAGAGTTCCGCTTCGAGGAGCAGTTCCGCGCTCTGACGAACCTGTCCCGCAACCGCCTGGTCGACGGCATCGAGCGCGGTTTCCCGCAGTTGCCCTCCGGCTGCCAGATCATCCTGGAGGGCAAGTCCAAGGACCTCGTCCTCGCCAACATCCGCACCCAACTCAACGCCACCATCAACACGTTGGCGAAAGAGGTCCGGGACTACAGCACGCCCAAGCTGGAGGCGTACCTGCGCGAAAGCCGGCGGGACATCAAGGAGCTCTACAAGAGCGACAACTCCTGGACCAAGGTCCTCCGCAAGGCGGGGGTCATCAAGGAGGCCCCGCTGCCGAGTGAGGAGGACCTCCTCAAGCGCGTCCACGCCTTCCTCCACGTGGACGACCGGGACAGGGCCGACACGTACCTCCGCCTCCTCGCGGACGACGCCCCCGGCTACGGCTCCCTCTCCCCAACCGAGCAGGCGTACGCACGCATGCTCTTCTTCAACCTCTGGGACAAGGCGGGCGGCTTCTCCAGCTACCGAGAGGGTCTCGAATCCCTCCGCGCCCAACACCTCGTCCGCGACGAACTTCAACAGGTCCTGTCGTACGTCCTCGACCGCACCGACCACTACCCAGTCCCCGTGGACGGGCTACTCGGCCACCTTCCGCTGAAGATCCACAGCGCTTACAACCGCTCCGAGGTCTTGTCAGCGCTCGGGGTCGCGCGGTTGGGCGGACAGATGCCCGGGGTGTTCGCGCAGGGGGTGACCTGGGTCGAGGAGATCAAGACCGACGCGTTGCTGATCACCCTGGAGAAGAACGAACGGGACTTCTCCCCCAGCGTCCGCTACAAGGACTACGCGATCAGCCCCACCCGCT
It encodes:
- a CDS encoding DUF3427 domain-containing protein; translated protein: MERLEAAGWKAIDEEVSEESAPHVLARHIGEAVGRRLSQLPQNKQVTVANQILESLATHAPDPDSDEVVGAIADGPRQLLALAEQEAPGVYAIRPLTPLSETALITNAPDDPNLGAELRAELATADHIDLLCAFVKWHGIRVLEGSLRAAKMRGVPIRIITTTYIGATDRHALDRLVREFGAEVKVNYEIRSTRLHAKAWLFRRETGFNTAYVGSSNLSKAALLDGLEWNVRLSSVATPRVLEKFEATFEAYWDDPAFESYDPDEDGERLAEALARAGGKGSGDDLKINLSGLEVQPFPHQRDMLERLRVEREIRHHHENLLVAATGTGKTVMAALDYRTMRDQRGGELPRLLFVAHRKEILRQSLRTYQEVLADASFGELLYNGQEPRDWTHVFASVQSLNLQRLEQLDPGHFDVIVIDEFHHATANTYRRVLEHFAPTELLGLTATPERMDGLNVQDEFFKGRIAAEMRLWEALEADLLCPFHYFGIPDGTDLTRLKWRSGNYDRDELANVYTADDGQARIVLKQVNNKISNPAAMRALGFCVSKEHAHFMAQQFNKVGLRAAALDSDSSPAEREQTLGDLKNGKVQVIFSVDLFNEGLDIPDVDTLLLLRPTNSATLFLQQLGRGLRRTPNKPVLTVLDFIGQHRAEFRFEEQFRALTNLSRNRLVDGIERGFPQLPSGCQIILEGKSKDLVLANIRTQLNATINTLAKEVRDYSTPKLEAYLRESRRDIKELYKSDNSWTKVLRKAGVIKEAPLPSEEDLLKRVHAFLHVDDRDRADTYLRLLADDAPGYGSLSPTEQAYARMLFFNLWDKAGGFSSYREGLESLRAQHLVRDELQQVLSYVLDRTDHYPVPVDGLLGHLPLKIHSAYNRSEVLSALGVARLGGQMPGVFAQGVTWVEEIKTDALLITLEKNERDFSPSVRYKDYAISPTRFHWESQSTTPESSKTGLRYQHHAERGSHVLLFLRRYKSNAIGKSEPWMFLGPATYVKHTGSKPMAITWDLQHELPADVWTYSAIAAG
- a CDS encoding MFS transporter — translated: MTRFNERTLPEVDAAPPAPHARPASLAQAPPHPRATLALTSAATAVTLMTYTAPVVTLRDTALALHTPLSAQAWLINGTPLGLAAVLLVAGSLADDFGRRRIFLLGTLTLGITTALGALASSTLLFTLARIAQGAASAAILASSLGLIVHAFPTPRGRLHATGVWGAFVSGGIAAGPLVAGAMPNWRMSYGVLGAAALVVAALSTRALSESRSPRGGRPDILGALTFGLALVSLVAALTLGRDGWLRGEVGLLFLAAVVLVGVFVLVERRTATPMIDLGLLRRPGFLASSAGGLFTGLAVIGLFSFLPVLFQQVLGLSPMDTAWLFLLWSGLSFAVALQAKRLAGRVPPRHQLAVGFALHAAGVLTMLGAIDSGSWHRLLPGLILGGIGSGLLNAALPLLSVESVPAARAAMGSGAQQTFRYIGSCAGVALTIAIVTSSGSGLGHGANIALAVSAGLAALAAVAVLALRERA
- a CDS encoding MFS transporter, which codes for MTPGRGPGLALGALALGGFGIGLTEFVIAGLLPQVGRGLHVSEAAAGRLISGYALAVAVGAIALTAATAGLHRKAVLVGLVALFVAGNLLSAVAPGYEVMLLGRIVAALCHGSFFGIGSLVARRLVPPERASRAVATMFAGLTVANVLGVPFGALVGERWGWRATFWAITAIGLAALIAIAVLVPSWAGTTPAASRSDLRAQLRAFRSAQVWLTLAATALGYGGMFGAFSYIAYTLTRVTGFSDTDVAWLLVVYGTGLVAGNVAGGRGADRNRDLTLIVSLTGLTTTLTLFGLLADSAAASVILIFLLGLFGFAAVPGMITRVTDEAGGVPLAASANVSASNIGNALGAWLGGLAISTGLGYTSPLYVGAGIALTGLAVMACAARGRARPTPKDRAPHSESS
- a CDS encoding class E sortase; amino-acid sequence: MRVPVVQHSSRRRLARRRRVWWAGGEVLVTVGLVLLLLVVHQLWWTNREARRGAERKVEALEREWGGGGAGNRTGDGDDSATSVPSTPARPRDGIGSPDTPDTRDTRTGQQAVTARQSRPTWSQAYAVLSIPRLGLRVPVAEGVSKQNVLNKGYVGHYRGTGQPGQAGNFALAGHRNTHGEPFRYLNRLRAKDVVEVETRSATYTYAVDRTLPQTSARDSGVVRPIPRSVVKPRYGYSEPGYYITLTTCTPEYTSRYRLVVWGKLVSMRPR
- a CDS encoding beta-1,6-galactanase, with the translated sequence MIRRRTLLTAAGGTLLGSALATGTARADATISINPRTSYGTWEGWGTSLAWWANVFGARDDFADIFFTTKSTTYNGTSLPGLGLNIARYNLGACSSNTVSGDKMVASPNIPAFKQIEGYWQDWNNEDPTSSAWDWTADATQRAMLVKAANRGATTELFANSPMWWMCQNHNPSGASGGGNNLQTWNYRQHASHLAAVALRAKNNWGVNFATVEAFNEPSSNWWTATGTQEGCHIDATVQSAVLPFVRSELDKRGLTGTRISASDETSYDLARTTWNSFSSTTKGYVNRVNVHGYQGSGGRRDLLYTDVVTTAGKALWNSETGDNDGTGLTLASNLLSDFRWLHPTAWVYWQVMDPSSNWAMIAYDANTLQAGAVQTKYYVMAQFSRHIRPGMKILDTGVSNAAAAYDASARRLVIVAANTSSSAQTLTFNLSNFTTVSGGSGGLVPRWNTVTTGGDTYRSYSDTHLSGKTVAVPFAAKAVQTLQIDGVVI
- a CDS encoding SEC-C domain-containing protein, with the protein product MRPDTPAENVDHTAEAARLERTADRYPEDAEALLLQAAAHLELSGDRPAATALYDHLLSSRTDLEDPYLVRALKASNLWEYGHEAEARAIIDGVRAAAPRDPAPWVIVAESLESHDELEAAQETFTEGARVLLTDVDEPPYATHPLLFGRHRVRRMLGLAHDEWDTVADLLHSSPVSLDELHDPKRVWSLGSDNPAELAAEISRLRAELGTFREALSRPFPVAVLHWPQEELAELLAGYPTLADEYPSHADHLATIEGSLRELAASGTPNLGIVTGTVPSYEAFAASEMASPGETELLPQYATTLAARGRAAEWPPQRGAGCWCGSGREYGECHGV